A genomic segment from Streptomyces sp. NBC_00654 encodes:
- a CDS encoding MalY/PatB family protein — MTQGIEGSVVSTPISSYDFDTVVDRRGTWCVQWDGVADRFGVDGLLPFTISDMDFETAPAVLAALRARLDHGVFGYTDWEQDDFLSAIAHWYATRYGTAIDTGQLVYGPSVLSQLSQLLQMWTGEGDGVVVHTPTYDGFRKAVTGLGRELRGVPVGDAEALERELAREDAKVLVLCSPHNPTGRVWTEAELEAMAASARRHGVAVISDEIHADFVHDGYRHVPWTRVAGDGRWALVTSASKAFNFPALTGSYGIIADPADRAEFLRRMRTAEGLASPAVLSLTAHIAAYRDGGEWLDAVRAYVAGNLALVAERLNTAFPELGWEPPQAGYLAWIDLRPLGVSEEPLQRALIEREKVAIMPGGVYGAPGFVRLNVGCPRSKVEAGTAALVRAVRSLR; from the coding sequence ATGACGCAGGGAATTGAGGGATCCGTTGTGAGTACGCCGATTTCGTCCTACGACTTCGACACCGTCGTCGACCGCCGCGGCACCTGGTGCGTCCAGTGGGACGGGGTCGCCGACCGGTTCGGAGTGGACGGGCTGCTGCCGTTCACCATCTCGGACATGGACTTCGAGACGGCTCCCGCGGTGCTGGCCGCCCTGCGGGCCAGGCTCGATCACGGGGTGTTCGGCTACACCGACTGGGAGCAGGACGACTTCCTGTCGGCGATAGCCCACTGGTACGCGACCCGCTACGGCACCGCGATCGACACCGGGCAGCTGGTCTACGGCCCCTCGGTCCTCAGCCAGCTCTCGCAGCTGCTGCAGATGTGGACCGGCGAGGGCGACGGGGTCGTCGTCCACACCCCCACGTACGACGGTTTCCGCAAGGCCGTGACCGGGCTCGGGCGGGAGCTGCGGGGAGTGCCGGTGGGGGACGCGGAGGCGCTGGAGCGTGAGCTGGCCCGGGAGGACGCCAAGGTCCTCGTGCTGTGTTCGCCGCACAATCCGACCGGGCGGGTGTGGACGGAGGCCGAGCTGGAGGCGATGGCGGCGTCGGCCCGGCGGCACGGGGTGGCCGTGATCAGCGACGAGATACACGCGGACTTCGTGCACGACGGGTACCGGCACGTGCCGTGGACGCGGGTGGCGGGCGACGGGCGCTGGGCGCTCGTGACCTCCGCGTCGAAGGCCTTCAACTTCCCGGCGCTGACGGGCTCGTACGGGATCATCGCCGACCCGGCCGACCGGGCGGAGTTCCTGCGCCGGATGCGGACGGCGGAGGGTCTCGCCTCCCCCGCCGTACTGTCGCTGACCGCGCACATCGCGGCCTACCGCGACGGCGGGGAGTGGCTGGACGCGGTACGGGCGTATGTGGCCGGGAATCTGGCACTGGTCGCCGAACGGCTGAACACGGCCTTCCCCGAGCTGGGCTGGGAGCCGCCGCAGGCGGGCTATCTGGCCTGGATCGACCTGCGTCCGCTGGGGGTGTCCGAGGAGCCGTTGCAGCGGGCGCTGATCGAGCGCGAGAAGGTCGCGATCATGCCGGGCGGGGTGTACGGGGCACCAGGGTTCGTCCGGCTGAACGTGGGGTGCCCGCGGAGCAAGGTGGAAGCGGGGACGGCGGCGCTGGTGCGGGCGGTGAGGTCGCTGCGGTAG
- a CDS encoding DHA2 family efflux MFS transporter permease subunit has translation MSAADTGSIRVASPVGRWVVLTTVLGSSMAMLDSTVINVALPRIGEDLDTDLAALQWTVNAYMLTLAGLILLGGALGDRYGRRRVFVVGVVWFALASLLCGLAPNAAVLIAARALQGVGGALLTPGSLALIQASFHPDDRARAVGLWSGFGGVGAAVGPFVGGWLVDGPGWRWVFLLNLPLAAICVPVALRHVPESRDPAAHGRFDVLGAVLGALALAGVTYALIEAPGRGASPLVIGAAVGGVLLGAAFVRVERRRPDPMLPPSIFSSRLFTAVNVVTFCVYAALGGFFFLTAIQLQVVAGYSALGAGTALLPTTVLMLLFSASAGDLGRRIGPRIPLTVGPLLAAAGMLLMLRVGPGASVGSYLSEVLPAVLVLGLGMVTFVAPLTATVLGAVDVGRAGLASGINNAAARAAGLIAVAALPLLAGMGPEAYRDADEFAATFRRAMPMCAGLLVAGAAVAWWTVRTAPAGARGTRPECQVHCGVVAPPLEPEHEPPARAGA, from the coding sequence ATGTCCGCTGCCGATACGGGGAGCATCCGCGTCGCCTCGCCCGTCGGGCGCTGGGTCGTCCTGACCACCGTCCTCGGCTCCAGCATGGCGATGCTGGACTCCACGGTCATCAATGTCGCCCTGCCCCGTATCGGCGAGGACCTCGACACCGACCTGGCCGCGTTGCAGTGGACCGTCAACGCGTACATGCTCACCCTCGCCGGGCTGATCCTGCTCGGCGGGGCGCTCGGGGACCGGTACGGGCGGCGGCGGGTCTTCGTCGTCGGGGTCGTGTGGTTCGCGCTCGCCTCGCTGCTCTGCGGGCTCGCCCCGAACGCCGCGGTGCTGATCGCCGCACGGGCCCTCCAGGGGGTCGGCGGGGCGCTGCTCACCCCGGGGTCGCTGGCCCTCATCCAGGCGAGCTTCCACCCGGACGACCGGGCCCGCGCCGTCGGCCTGTGGTCGGGGTTCGGCGGGGTCGGGGCGGCCGTCGGGCCGTTCGTCGGGGGCTGGCTCGTCGACGGGCCCGGCTGGCGGTGGGTGTTCCTGCTCAATCTGCCGCTCGCCGCGATCTGCGTGCCCGTCGCGCTGCGCCATGTGCCGGAGTCCCGGGACCCGGCGGCGCACGGCCGGTTCGATGTGCTGGGGGCCGTCCTCGGGGCGCTCGCGCTGGCCGGGGTGACATACGCGCTGATCGAGGCGCCGGGGCGGGGCGCCTCGCCGCTCGTCATCGGGGCGGCCGTCGGCGGGGTGCTGCTGGGGGCGGCGTTCGTGCGCGTGGAGCGGCGGCGCCCGGATCCGATGCTGCCGCCGTCCATCTTCTCCTCCCGGCTGTTCACCGCGGTCAATGTCGTGACGTTCTGTGTGTACGCGGCTCTCGGCGGCTTCTTCTTCCTCACCGCGATCCAGCTCCAGGTGGTCGCCGGGTACTCGGCCCTGGGCGCGGGCACCGCGCTGCTGCCCACCACCGTGCTGATGCTGCTGTTCTCCGCGTCGGCGGGGGACCTGGGCCGGCGCATCGGACCGCGCATCCCGCTCACCGTCGGCCCGCTGCTGGCCGCCGCCGGGATGCTCCTGATGCTGCGGGTCGGCCCCGGCGCCTCCGTGGGCTCGTACCTGAGCGAGGTGCTGCCCGCCGTCCTGGTGCTCGGCCTGGGCATGGTCACCTTTGTCGCACCGCTCACCGCGACCGTCCTGGGCGCCGTGGACGTGGGGCGGGCGGGGCTGGCCAGCGGCATCAACAACGCGGCGGCCCGTGCCGCCGGGCTGATCGCCGTGGCGGCGCTGCCGCTGCTCGCGGGCATGGGACCGGAGGCGTACCGGGACGCGGACGAGTTCGCCGCGACCTTCCGGCGGGCCATGCCGATGTGCGCCGGGCTGCTGGTCGCCGGAGCGGCGGTCGCCTGGTGGACGGTGCGCACCGCGCCCGCCGGGGCGCGCGGGACCCGGCCGGAGTGCCAGGTGCACTGCGGGGTCGTCGCGCCGCCCCTGGAGCCGGAGCACGAGCCGCCCGCGCGTGCCGGAGCGTGA
- a CDS encoding DUF3151 domain-containing protein: MSIHENLLGGPAPTHLPDDPEPRELLAGGTPPADVAAKYPTSSLAWAQLADEAFEGGRVVESYAYARTGYHRGLDALRRAGWKGHGPVPFEHEPNRGFLRALHALARAAQAIGEEAEYERCATFLRDSSPTAADILG; encoded by the coding sequence ATGTCCATCCACGAGAACCTTCTCGGGGGCCCTGCCCCGACGCATCTGCCCGACGACCCCGAACCCCGTGAGCTGCTCGCGGGCGGCACGCCGCCCGCCGACGTCGCCGCGAAGTACCCCACCTCGTCGCTGGCCTGGGCACAGCTCGCCGACGAGGCCTTCGAGGGCGGCCGGGTCGTCGAGTCGTACGCGTACGCCCGTACCGGCTACCACCGAGGCCTCGACGCCCTGCGCCGCGCGGGCTGGAAGGGCCACGGCCCCGTCCCGTTCGAGCACGAGCCGAACCGCGGCTTCCTGCGTGCGCTGCACGCCCTCGCCCGTGCCGCCCAGGCGATCGGCGAGGAGGCGGAGTACGAGCGCTGCGCGACGTTCCTGCGGGACTCCTCGCCGACCGCCGCCGACATCCTGGGCTGA
- a CDS encoding tryptophan 2,3-dioxygenase family protein: MSTNHPDPEATGAQTPHLDFAGTTPYEDYVQADVLTHLQHLRSDDPGEMVFLVTTQVMELWFTVIVHEWETAAHALREDRIPVAREALKRSLRELEALNASWTPLAALTPGQFNSYRGALGEGSGFQSAMYRRMEFLLGDKSASMLVPHRGAPRVHAELEKALGEPSLYDEVLALLARRGHAVPQAVLRRDLTQKYDPSPEVEAVWTEIYADPERYDELVRLGELLTDVGELVWRWRNDHLVATRRAMGSKTGTGGSAGVAWLEKRATKNVFPELWTARSHV, from the coding sequence ATGTCGACGAACCACCCCGACCCCGAAGCCACCGGTGCGCAGACCCCGCACCTCGACTTCGCGGGAACGACTCCGTACGAGGACTATGTCCAGGCGGATGTCCTGACCCATCTCCAGCACCTGCGCTCCGACGATCCCGGGGAAATGGTCTTCCTGGTCACCACCCAGGTCATGGAGCTGTGGTTCACGGTCATCGTCCATGAGTGGGAGACCGCGGCACACGCCCTGCGCGAGGACCGCATACCCGTCGCCCGGGAAGCCCTGAAGCGCTCGCTGCGCGAACTGGAGGCGCTCAACGCCTCCTGGACCCCGCTGGCCGCGCTCACCCCGGGCCAGTTCAACTCCTACCGCGGCGCGCTCGGCGAGGGCTCCGGCTTCCAGTCGGCGATGTACCGGCGGATGGAGTTCCTGCTCGGCGACAAGTCCGCGTCCATGCTCGTGCCGCACCGGGGCGCGCCCCGTGTCCACGCCGAGCTGGAGAAGGCGCTGGGCGAGCCCAGCCTGTACGACGAGGTCCTCGCCCTGCTCGCCCGGCGCGGCCACGCCGTGCCGCAGGCGGTGCTCCGCCGCGACCTCACGCAGAAGTACGACCCGTCCCCCGAGGTCGAGGCCGTGTGGACGGAGATCTACGCCGACCCGGAGCGGTACGACGAGCTGGTGCGGCTCGGTGAGCTGCTGACCGACGTCGGCGAACTGGTCTGGCGATGGCGCAACGACCATCTCGTCGCGACCCGGCGGGCGATGGGCTCCAAGACCGGCACCGGCGGCTCCGCCGGGGTGGCCTGGCTGGAGAAGCGCGCCACGAAGAACGTGTTCCCCGAGCTGTGGACGGCGCGCAGCCATGTCTGA
- the kynU gene encoding kynureninase — translation MSETADSLAERAAALDAADELAPRRKLFVLDDTVYLDGNSLGALPAHVPARMQEVLTREWGRLRIRSWDESGWWTAPERIGDRIAPLVGAAAGQIVVGDSTSVNVFKAVVAASRLAADGREEILVDATTFPTDGYIAESAARMTGHRIVPVAPAEVGAALGPRTAVVLLNHVDYRTGRLHDLPGLTAAVHAAGGLVVWDLCHSAGALPVGLDEHGVDLAIGCTYKYLNGGPGSPAYLYVAERHQAAFDSPLPGWTSHADPFAMTPGYAAADGAVRGRVGTPDILSMLALEASLDVWDGVSVESVRAKSLALTDFFLECVAAYVPDGRVAPVTPAAHAERGSQVSLRCADAEPVMRALIGRGVVGDLRRPDVLRFGFTPLYVGFADAERAARVLAEVLAEVPAEVPSGK, via the coding sequence ATGTCTGAGACCGCCGACAGCCTCGCCGAACGGGCCGCCGCGCTCGACGCCGCCGATGAACTCGCGCCCCGGCGCAAGCTGTTCGTCCTCGACGACACCGTCTACCTCGACGGCAACTCGCTGGGCGCGCTGCCGGCCCACGTACCCGCCCGGATGCAGGAGGTCCTCACCCGTGAGTGGGGCCGGCTGCGCATCCGGTCCTGGGACGAGAGCGGCTGGTGGACCGCGCCCGAGCGGATCGGCGACCGGATCGCGCCGCTCGTCGGGGCGGCCGCCGGGCAGATCGTCGTGGGCGACTCGACGAGCGTGAACGTCTTCAAGGCCGTCGTCGCCGCGAGCCGTCTCGCGGCGGACGGACGCGAGGAGATCCTCGTTGACGCGACGACGTTTCCCACGGACGGGTACATCGCCGAGTCCGCCGCCCGGATGACCGGTCACCGGATCGTCCCCGTCGCGCCCGCCGAGGTGGGGGCCGCGCTCGGCCCCCGTACCGCCGTGGTCCTGCTCAACCACGTCGACTACCGCACCGGAAGGCTCCACGACCTCCCCGGGCTGACCGCCGCGGTGCACGCGGCGGGCGGTCTGGTGGTCTGGGACCTGTGCCACAGCGCGGGCGCGCTGCCGGTCGGCCTGGACGAGCACGGCGTGGACCTGGCCATCGGGTGCACGTACAAGTACCTGAACGGCGGCCCCGGTTCACCCGCCTATCTGTACGTCGCCGAGCGCCACCAGGCCGCCTTCGACTCGCCCCTGCCGGGGTGGACGTCGCATGCCGACCCGTTCGCGATGACCCCCGGGTACGCTGCGGCGGACGGTGCCGTACGGGGCCGGGTCGGGACGCCGGACATCCTCTCCATGCTGGCGCTGGAGGCCTCGCTGGACGTGTGGGACGGGGTCTCCGTGGAGTCCGTGCGGGCCAAGTCCCTCGCGCTGACGGACTTCTTCCTGGAGTGCGTCGCCGCGTACGTTCCGGACGGCCGGGTCGCCCCGGTCACCCCGGCCGCGCACGCGGAGCGCGGCAGCCAGGTCTCGCTGCGCTGCGCGGACGCGGAGCCGGTGATGCGGGCGCTCATCGGGCGCGGTGTCGTCGGGGACCTGCGGCGGCCGGACGTGCTGCGGTTCGGCTTCACTCCGCTGTACGTGGGGTTCGCCGATGCGGAACGGGCGGCGCGCGTCCTGGCCGAGGTGCTGGCCGAGGTGCCGGCCGAGGTGCCGAGCGGGAAGTGA